The following are encoded in a window of Corynebacterium marinum DSM 44953 genomic DNA:
- the glyA gene encoding serine hydroxymethyltransferase → MTAESSFNQELSVLDPEVHAAIGGEITRQRDFLEMIASENFVPRAVLQAQGSVFTNKYAEGYPGRRYYGGCENADIVEDLARDRAKALFNAEFANVQPHSGAQANAAVLHALAEAGDKIMGLSLAHGGHLTHGMKLNFSGKLYQVAAYEVDPVTHRIDMDRVREQALAERPKVLIAGWSAYPRTLDFEAFRSIADEVGALLWTDMAHFAGLVAAGLHPSPVPHADVVSTTVHKTLGGPRSGLILAKQEWAKKLNSAVFPGQQGGPLMHAVAAKAVALKVAGTEEFRNRQARTIEGAKILAERLTAADAKAAGIDVLTGGTDVHLVLADLRNSEMDGQQAEDLLHEVGITVNRNAVPNDPRPPMVTSGLRIGTPALATRGLDAAAFTEVADIIGTALVDGKNADVEKLRGRVKKLTDQYPLYEGLEEWKIN, encoded by the coding sequence ATGACCGCTGAGTCTTCTTTCAACCAGGAACTGTCAGTTCTTGACCCCGAGGTCCACGCCGCCATCGGCGGCGAGATCACCCGTCAGCGCGACTTCCTCGAGATGATCGCCTCCGAGAACTTCGTTCCCCGTGCCGTCCTGCAGGCGCAGGGGTCGGTCTTCACCAACAAGTACGCAGAGGGCTACCCGGGCCGCCGTTACTACGGTGGCTGCGAGAACGCCGACATCGTCGAGGACCTGGCGCGCGACCGGGCGAAGGCCCTGTTCAACGCCGAGTTCGCCAACGTCCAGCCGCACTCCGGCGCCCAGGCCAACGCGGCGGTGCTGCACGCCCTGGCCGAGGCCGGCGACAAGATCATGGGCCTTTCCCTGGCGCACGGCGGTCACCTGACCCACGGCATGAAGCTCAACTTCTCGGGCAAGCTCTACCAGGTCGCCGCGTACGAGGTCGACCCGGTGACCCACCGCATCGACATGGACCGCGTCCGTGAGCAGGCCCTGGCCGAGCGTCCGAAGGTGCTCATCGCCGGCTGGTCCGCCTACCCGCGCACCCTCGACTTCGAGGCGTTCCGCTCCATCGCCGATGAGGTCGGTGCCCTGCTGTGGACCGACATGGCGCACTTTGCCGGCCTGGTCGCCGCCGGGCTGCACCCCTCGCCGGTGCCGCACGCCGACGTCGTCTCCACCACCGTCCACAAGACCCTGGGCGGCCCGCGCTCCGGCCTCATCCTGGCGAAGCAGGAGTGGGCCAAGAAGCTCAACTCCGCCGTCTTCCCGGGCCAGCAGGGCGGTCCGCTCATGCACGCGGTCGCCGCGAAGGCCGTCGCCCTCAAGGTCGCCGGCACCGAGGAGTTCCGCAACCGCCAGGCCCGCACCATCGAGGGCGCGAAGATCCTGGCCGAGCGTCTCACCGCCGCCGACGCCAAGGCCGCGGGCATCGATGTGCTCACCGGCGGCACCGATGTCCACCTGGTTCTGGCTGACCTGCGCAACTCGGAGATGGACGGCCAGCAGGCCGAGGACCTCCTCCACGAGGTCGGCATCACCGTCAACCGCAACGCCGTCCCGAACGACCCTCGCCCGCCGATGGTCACCTCCGGTCTGCGCATCGGCACCCCGGCCCTGGCCACCCGCGGTCTCGACGCCGCCGCCTTCACCGAGGTCGCCGACATCATCGGCACCGCGTTGGTGGACGGCAAGAACGCCGACGTCGAGAAGCTGCGCGGCCGCGTGAAGAAGCTGACCGACCAGTACCCGCTGTACGAGGGTCTGGAGGAGTGGAAGATCAACTAG
- a CDS encoding isoprenyl transferase, with product MAPVKLSRLLYPLYEARLVRELKGARQPKHIAIMADGNRRWARAEGHSDVSHGHRAGAKKIGEVVRWCEETDVEVVTVYLLSTENLGRDAQELEMLFGIIGDVVDELSSGDHTCCVRLVGHLDLLPRDVAERWSAAADSTCGNTGLTVNIAVGYGGRQEIVDAVRNLIDEEVAAGTTAGELSSKVTADSLSHHLYTSGQPDPDLVIRTSGEQRLSGFLLWQAAYSEIWFTDTYWPAFRRIDLLRALRDYSHRSRRFGK from the coding sequence CTGGCACCTGTGAAATTGTCCCGCCTGCTCTACCCGCTGTATGAAGCCCGCCTCGTCCGTGAACTGAAGGGCGCCCGGCAGCCGAAACACATCGCGATCATGGCCGACGGCAACCGTCGGTGGGCCCGCGCGGAGGGGCATTCCGACGTCAGCCACGGCCACCGCGCCGGGGCGAAGAAGATCGGCGAGGTGGTGCGCTGGTGCGAGGAGACCGACGTCGAGGTCGTCACCGTGTACCTGCTGTCCACCGAGAATCTCGGGCGGGACGCACAGGAGCTGGAGATGCTCTTCGGCATCATCGGCGACGTGGTCGACGAGCTCTCCAGCGGCGACCACACCTGCTGCGTCCGGCTCGTCGGGCACCTCGACCTCCTGCCCAGGGACGTCGCCGAACGCTGGAGCGCCGCCGCGGACAGCACCTGCGGGAACACGGGCCTGACAGTCAACATCGCCGTCGGTTACGGCGGCCGGCAGGAGATCGTCGACGCCGTCCGCAACCTCATCGACGAGGAGGTCGCCGCCGGAACCACCGCCGGGGAGCTGTCGTCGAAAGTGACCGCGGACTCTCTGTCGCACCACCTCTACACCTCGGGGCAGCCCGACCCCGACCTGGTCATCCGCACCTCCGGCGAGCAGCGGCTCTCCGGATTCCTGTTGTGGCAGGCCGCCTACTCGGAGATCTGGTTCACCGACACCTACTGGCCGGCGTTCCGGCGCATCGATCTCCTCCGCGCACTCCGTGACTACTCCCACCGCAGCCGTCGATTCGGAAAGTGA
- a CDS encoding Bax inhibitor-1/YccA family protein, whose protein sequence is MRSSNPVMNSLTTAKGGVQRGVYPSGAPQGYGDPYAGYGQAPAAAAGGDRPMTVDDVVAKTGMTLGVIVAFAVLNFGIAVFVSMGLALILTAVGAIGGLITVLVATFGKKYGSAAVTLIYAAFEGLFVGGISLLFTGMTVGGSDGFVLIGQAIIGTVGVFLGMLFVYKTGAVKVTPKFNRIMTGALVGVLVLALGNLLLAMFTGSNPLRDGGMLAIVFSLVCIGLAAFSFLSDFDAADKMIRAGAPAKMAWGVALGLAVTLVWLYTEILRLLSYFRSN, encoded by the coding sequence TTGCGAAGCAGCAACCCTGTCATGAATTCACTCACCACGGCCAAGGGCGGTGTGCAGCGAGGTGTGTACCCGTCGGGTGCACCGCAGGGTTACGGCGACCCCTACGCCGGTTACGGCCAGGCACCCGCCGCCGCCGCCGGCGGCGACCGTCCGATGACGGTGGACGACGTCGTCGCCAAGACGGGTATGACCCTGGGCGTCATCGTCGCCTTCGCCGTGCTCAACTTCGGCATCGCCGTGTTCGTGAGCATGGGCCTCGCGCTCATCCTCACCGCGGTCGGCGCCATCGGCGGCCTCATCACCGTGCTGGTGGCCACCTTCGGCAAGAAGTACGGCTCCGCTGCGGTCACCCTCATCTACGCCGCTTTCGAGGGCCTGTTCGTCGGCGGCATCTCGCTGCTGTTCACGGGTATGACGGTCGGCGGTTCCGACGGTTTCGTCCTCATCGGCCAGGCCATCATCGGCACCGTGGGCGTGTTCCTCGGCATGCTCTTCGTCTACAAGACGGGCGCGGTCAAGGTCACCCCGAAGTTCAACCGCATCATGACCGGCGCGCTGGTCGGCGTCCTGGTCCTCGCGCTGGGCAACCTGCTGCTGGCCATGTTTACCGGCAGCAACCCGCTGCGTGACGGCGGCATGCTCGCCATCGTCTTCTCCCTGGTCTGCATCGGTCTGGCGGCCTTCAGCTTCCTGTCCGACTTCGACGCTGCCGACAAGATGATCCGCGCCGGAGCCCCCGCCAAGATGGCCTGGGGTGTCGCCCTCGGCCTGGCGGTGACCCTGGTCTGGCTCTACACGGAGATCCTGCGTCTGCTGTCGTACTTCCGCAGCAACTAG
- a CDS encoding flavodoxin domain-containing protein has translation MTNVLYESAYGSTRQYAETLAARLGTVAQQLSDADPAALRSSPEPLVVLSYVHGPSIPAAGFVADHDLGARPVAVCAVGMTLLEDARAKDQMAGALGKKGEVARFYLPGRLSYSTMGRKHRMIMWGIIKALKAKREADRSANDRAMIDSYDRDTDRVDPAELDQVVQWAEAQGHRS, from the coding sequence ATGACCAACGTTCTCTACGAGTCCGCCTACGGTTCCACCCGCCAGTACGCAGAGACGCTGGCCGCCCGGCTGGGGACCGTCGCGCAGCAGCTTTCCGACGCCGACCCGGCCGCCCTCCGCAGTTCACCGGAGCCGTTGGTGGTGCTCTCCTACGTCCACGGCCCGTCGATTCCGGCCGCGGGCTTCGTCGCCGACCACGACCTGGGAGCCCGGCCCGTCGCGGTGTGCGCCGTCGGAATGACCCTCCTGGAGGACGCCCGCGCCAAGGACCAGATGGCCGGCGCGCTGGGGAAGAAGGGGGAGGTCGCCCGCTTCTACCTGCCGGGACGGCTGAGCTATTCCACGATGGGGCGCAAGCACAGGATGATCATGTGGGGCATCATCAAGGCGCTGAAGGCGAAGCGGGAGGCCGACCGCAGCGCCAACGACCGGGCGATGATCGACTCCTACGACCGCGACACCGACCGGGTCGACCCGGCGGAGCTGGACCAGGTCGTGCAGTGGGCGGAGGCGCAGGGGCACCGCAGCTAG
- a CDS encoding 3-deoxy-7-phosphoheptulonate synthase encodes MTVATYASTSNRRVVAFHDLPSPEDVRSRLPMTPAQEQRVERDRQQIARIFNGEDDRLVVVVGPCSIHDREAALDYANRLAPLAAMLEQDLKVVMRVYFEKPRTTVGWKGLINDPHLDGSYDVNHGLELARRVLLEVVNLNLPTASEFLEPNSPQYYADLVSWGAIGARTTESQVHRQLASGMSMPIGFKNGTDGNIQVAVDAVAAASKPHFFFGTSDGGRPAVVETAGNENCHVILRGGTAGPNADADSVEGVVEKLRGQTATPRLMIDVSHANSGKDHVRQAEVAGDVAEQIAAGNDAIAGIMMESFLVEGAQSLDTAKLRVNGGGGLVYGQSVTDACMNIDTTVDLLGELAAAVRERRTRRQ; translated from the coding sequence ATGACCGTCGCCACCTACGCCTCCACCTCCAACCGCCGTGTCGTGGCCTTCCACGACCTGCCCAGCCCCGAGGACGTCCGCTCCCGCCTGCCGATGACGCCCGCGCAGGAACAGCGGGTGGAGAGGGACAGACAGCAGATCGCCCGCATCTTCAACGGCGAGGACGACCGCCTGGTCGTGGTCGTCGGCCCGTGCTCGATCCACGACCGTGAGGCCGCCCTCGACTACGCCAACCGTCTGGCGCCCCTGGCCGCCATGCTGGAGCAGGACCTGAAGGTGGTCATGCGGGTGTACTTCGAGAAGCCGCGCACCACCGTCGGCTGGAAGGGCCTGATCAACGACCCGCACCTCGACGGCTCCTACGACGTCAACCACGGCCTGGAGCTGGCGCGCCGGGTCCTGCTCGAGGTGGTCAACCTCAACCTGCCCACCGCCAGCGAGTTCCTCGAACCGAACTCCCCGCAGTACTACGCCGACCTGGTGTCCTGGGGCGCGATCGGCGCCCGGACCACCGAGTCGCAGGTGCACCGCCAGCTCGCCTCGGGCATGAGCATGCCTATCGGCTTCAAGAACGGCACCGACGGCAACATCCAGGTGGCGGTGGACGCGGTGGCGGCTGCCTCGAAGCCGCACTTCTTCTTCGGCACCTCGGACGGCGGTCGACCCGCCGTCGTGGAGACCGCCGGAAACGAGAACTGCCATGTCATCCTGCGCGGCGGAACGGCCGGCCCGAACGCGGACGCGGACTCGGTGGAAGGGGTCGTCGAGAAGCTCCGCGGGCAGACGGCAACCCCCCGGCTGATGATCGACGTCTCGCACGCGAACTCCGGCAAGGACCATGTCCGGCAGGCGGAGGTGGCCGGGGACGTCGCGGAGCAGATTGCCGCGGGCAACGATGCCATCGCCGGCATCATGATGGAATCCTTCCTCGTCGAGGGGGCGCAGTCCCTCGACACCGCCAAACTCCGCGTCAACGGCGGAGGAGGACTCGTCTACGGGCAGTCCGTCACCGACGCGTGCATGAACATCGACACCACCGTCGACCTGCTCGGTGAACTGGCCGCGGCAGTCCGCGAGCGCCGGACCCGGCGGCAGTAG
- a CDS encoding aminotransferase class IV, with product MTGTLWRWDGTALVAAAEPDTAADVVDSWLEHDGYAGGWHLHQERFATSLPGLEVADFLAAVRPAVPHQGQWFPRVEAHGKELYLRIRPSPPLRTATVLHVPSLPDARRFPRTKGPDLALLADLRTQAQALGADDAVLYSADGLVSEGAHCALAWWEDGRLMVPEHPDQLPSVTVAATAGILGGLGRRPVTVEELMRHPVWAGSALHGWTVVTGWVMADGDHLAAVAGKTPMSSSEMNTLLRWS from the coding sequence GTGACCGGGACGCTCTGGCGGTGGGACGGCACAGCGCTGGTCGCGGCGGCGGAACCGGACACCGCCGCCGACGTCGTCGATTCCTGGCTGGAGCACGACGGATACGCGGGCGGCTGGCACCTGCATCAGGAACGCTTCGCCACGAGCCTCCCGGGGCTGGAGGTCGCGGATTTCCTCGCCGCCGTTCGACCTGCTGTCCCGCATCAGGGCCAGTGGTTTCCCCGCGTCGAGGCGCACGGCAAGGAACTCTACCTGCGGATTCGTCCGTCACCTCCGCTGCGTACGGCGACCGTACTGCACGTCCCGTCGCTTCCCGACGCCCGTCGTTTCCCACGCACGAAGGGTCCTGACCTTGCGCTCCTCGCCGACCTGCGGACGCAGGCGCAGGCCCTGGGCGCGGACGACGCAGTGCTGTACTCCGCGGACGGGCTGGTCTCCGAAGGGGCGCACTGTGCGCTGGCCTGGTGGGAGGACGGTCGTCTGATGGTCCCGGAACACCCTGACCAGCTGCCTTCCGTCACGGTCGCCGCCACCGCGGGGATCCTGGGTGGGCTCGGCCGACGGCCGGTCACCGTGGAAGAACTCATGCGCCATCCGGTGTGGGCGGGTAGCGCCCTGCACGGCTGGACAGTCGTGACCGGGTGGGTCATGGCCGACGGAGATCACCTGGCCGCGGTGGCGGGGAAGACTCCGATGAGCAGCTCGGAGATGAACACCCTGCTGCGCTGGTCCTGA
- a CDS encoding SRPBCC domain-containing protein, translating to MNLVDQIPLVERRVVREGAGVGVELSRSYAASAADLWDALTDPHRLEHWFEPVGGELSEGGRFQLTGSGVSGTILTCTPEECLLLNWDDTGDLGTVEITLSPADPGTLITVTHLGAADEHWDTYGPAAGGIGWDSSLAALDFHLAMETDSQEGEEETFIREVAQAWSQALADVGVDPTEAQARADRTIAFYLG from the coding sequence ATGAACCTGGTTGATCAGATCCCCCTCGTCGAGCGTCGAGTGGTCCGCGAGGGCGCCGGCGTCGGGGTCGAGCTCTCCCGCAGCTACGCCGCCTCCGCAGCCGACCTGTGGGACGCGCTCACCGACCCTCACCGGCTGGAGCACTGGTTCGAGCCCGTCGGCGGCGAGCTCTCCGAGGGCGGCCGTTTCCAGCTCACGGGCAGCGGCGTCTCCGGCACCATCCTGACGTGCACCCCCGAAGAGTGTCTCCTTCTGAACTGGGACGACACGGGCGACCTCGGCACCGTCGAGATCACCCTCTCCCCCGCCGACCCGGGCACCCTCATCACCGTCACCCACCTCGGTGCCGCGGACGAGCACTGGGACACCTACGGCCCCGCTGCCGGCGGCATCGGCTGGGACAGCTCCCTGGCCGCCCTCGATTTCCATCTGGCGATGGAGACCGATTCGCAGGAGGGCGAGGAGGAGACCTTCATCCGGGAGGTTGCCCAGGCCTGGTCGCAGGCGCTTGCCGACGTCGGCGTCGACCCCACCGAAGCTCAGGCCCGGGCCGACCGCACCATCGCCTTCTACCTCGGATAA
- the pabB gene encoding aminodeoxychorismate synthase component I — MRVLIIDNLDSFTWNLVAYVEDVTGVTPEVITNAEPGWDAERVAQYDAVIISPGPGRPERPRDIGICLDVIRRAPVPILGVCLGHQAIAHVHGGEVRRAPEPVHGRVWEIGHTGDGLFAGLPERFDVVRYHSLMVDALPDVLEVTARTDDGLVMALRHRELPQWGVQFHPESIGGQYGHKIIGNFLSLARAWHRRWSLHTVTVDREVDAAAVHQLLFDAADHSFWLDSSDPARPTGRFSYLGDSSGPLARVWQGRVGENLLDQLALDLDTHTIDPGGMDFDFTLGWVGYLGYELKAECGGDAAHTSRHPDLSLIFADRMVVIDHHTKRTHLVSLIGSEHDDAQREWCGRTARLLTEMGATGTREASISAGGVGPLTPRHDRAAYLRRIDDCLADIGAGETYEVCLTNELSAHGTLDPAAYLQLRADNPTPFGARLRFGELSVLSSTPERFLTVDRGGRVESRPIKGTRPRSADPAEDARLRADLADNPKDRAENLMIVDLVRNDLTRVAAPGSVRAEPLFQVESYATVHQLVSTVSCRLAPGKTAVDAVRAAFPGGSMTGAPKIRTMEIIDRLEQGPRGVYSGAVGYFSLDGAMDLSMVIRTIVADGSGLTYGVGGAIIALSDPVAEYEETVTKSAPLLRLLGQEFPQ; from the coding sequence GTGCGCGTCCTCATCATCGACAACCTCGATTCCTTCACCTGGAATCTCGTCGCCTACGTCGAGGACGTCACGGGGGTCACCCCCGAGGTGATCACCAACGCCGAGCCCGGCTGGGATGCTGAACGCGTCGCGCAATACGACGCGGTCATCATCTCGCCGGGACCCGGCCGGCCGGAGCGCCCCCGGGACATCGGAATCTGCCTCGATGTCATCCGGCGGGCGCCCGTCCCGATTCTGGGGGTGTGCCTGGGGCACCAGGCGATCGCGCACGTCCACGGCGGCGAAGTGCGCCGGGCGCCGGAGCCGGTCCACGGGCGCGTCTGGGAGATCGGGCACACCGGGGACGGACTCTTCGCCGGGCTGCCCGAGCGTTTCGACGTCGTCCGTTACCACTCCCTGATGGTCGATGCGCTCCCCGATGTCCTCGAGGTCACCGCCCGCACCGACGACGGCCTCGTCATGGCGCTGCGCCACCGCGAGCTGCCTCAGTGGGGCGTGCAGTTCCACCCCGAGTCCATCGGCGGCCAGTACGGCCACAAGATCATCGGCAACTTCCTCTCCCTCGCCCGCGCCTGGCACCGCCGGTGGTCGCTGCACACCGTCACCGTGGACCGGGAGGTCGACGCGGCGGCCGTCCACCAGCTGCTTTTCGACGCCGCCGACCACTCCTTCTGGCTCGATTCCTCCGACCCCGCACGCCCCACCGGCCGCTTCAGCTACCTCGGGGATTCTTCCGGGCCGTTGGCGCGGGTGTGGCAGGGCCGTGTGGGGGAGAACCTCCTCGACCAGCTCGCCCTGGATCTGGACACCCACACCATCGACCCCGGCGGGATGGACTTCGACTTCACCCTCGGCTGGGTGGGCTACCTGGGTTACGAGCTCAAGGCCGAGTGCGGCGGGGACGCGGCACACACGTCGCGGCACCCGGATCTCTCGCTCATCTTCGCCGACCGGATGGTGGTCATCGACCACCACACCAAGCGCACCCACCTCGTGTCCCTCATCGGTTCCGAGCACGACGACGCCCAGCGCGAGTGGTGCGGGCGGACCGCGCGGCTGCTGACGGAGATGGGGGCGACAGGGACGCGGGAGGCGTCGATAAGCGCCGGCGGGGTTGGGCCGCTGACCCCGCGGCACGACCGCGCCGCCTACCTGCGGCGTATCGACGACTGTCTGGCCGACATCGGCGCCGGGGAGACCTACGAGGTCTGCCTGACCAATGAACTGAGCGCGCACGGAACCCTTGATCCGGCCGCCTACCTGCAGTTGCGCGCGGACAACCCCACCCCGTTCGGCGCACGGCTGCGCTTCGGGGAGCTGTCTGTGCTTTCGAGCACGCCGGAGCGGTTCCTCACCGTCGACCGCGGCGGACGGGTGGAGTCCCGGCCGATCAAAGGCACGCGCCCCCGTTCGGCGGACCCGGCCGAGGACGCCCGCCTGCGCGCCGACCTGGCGGACAACCCGAAGGACCGGGCGGAGAACCTCATGATCGTCGACCTGGTGCGCAACGACCTCACCCGCGTCGCCGCGCCGGGCAGTGTGCGTGCCGAGCCGCTCTTCCAGGTCGAGTCCTACGCCACCGTCCATCAGCTGGTGAGCACGGTCAGCTGCCGGCTCGCACCTGGCAAGACGGCCGTGGACGCGGTGCGGGCGGCGTTCCCCGGCGGTTCCATGACCGGGGCGCCGAAGATCCGCACGATGGAGATCATCGACCGGCTGGAACAGGGGCCGCGCGGGGTGTATTCGGGCGCGGTCGGGTACTTCTCCCTGGACGGCGCGATGGACCTGTCGATGGTGATCCGCACGATCGTCGCAGACGGCTCCGGACTCACGTACGGCGTCGGTGGGGCGATCATCGCGCTCTCGGATCCCGTGGCCGAGTACGAGGAGACCGTCACCAAATCCGCGCCTCTGCTGCGCCTGCTGGGCCAGGAGTTCCCGCAGTGA
- the coaA gene encoding type I pantothenate kinase codes for MSRPKDHTPYVDFDRATWRGLRKSMPQVLTEDDLAQLRGIGESVDLAEVAEVYLPLSRLIHLQVSARQKLIAATETFLGTGSGHVPFIIGVAGSVAVGKSTTARLLQVLLQRWDSHPRVDLVTTDGFLLPAAELHERRLMARKGFPESYDQRALLRFVTDVKSGRASVDAPVYSHKLYDRVPGEVQTITQPDILIVEGLNVLQTGPTLMVSDLFDFSVYVDARTEDIERWYIERFLQLRSTAFREPGAHFGHYAEYGDASARAAAREIWQSINLPNLVENILPTRVRASLVLRKGADHLVERVRMRKI; via the coding sequence ATGTCCCGACCCAAGGACCACACCCCGTACGTGGATTTTGACCGCGCCACCTGGCGGGGGCTGCGAAAGTCCATGCCCCAGGTCCTGACCGAGGATGACCTCGCGCAGCTGCGCGGCATCGGAGAATCCGTCGACCTGGCCGAGGTGGCCGAAGTCTACCTGCCGCTCTCCCGACTGATCCACCTGCAGGTTTCCGCGCGCCAGAAGCTCATCGCCGCCACCGAGACCTTCCTGGGCACCGGCTCCGGACACGTCCCCTTCATCATCGGCGTCGCCGGCTCCGTGGCCGTCGGCAAATCGACGACCGCCCGCCTCCTGCAGGTCCTCCTGCAGCGCTGGGATTCGCACCCCCGCGTCGATCTGGTCACCACCGACGGTTTCCTCCTGCCGGCGGCGGAGCTCCACGAACGCCGGCTCATGGCCCGAAAGGGTTTCCCCGAGTCATACGACCAGCGCGCCCTGCTGAGATTTGTCACGGACGTGAAATCGGGCCGGGCCTCGGTCGACGCCCCGGTGTACTCGCACAAGCTCTACGACCGGGTCCCCGGCGAGGTGCAGACCATCACCCAGCCAGACATCCTCATCGTCGAGGGGCTCAACGTCCTGCAGACCGGCCCCACGCTCATGGTCTCCGACCTCTTCGACTTCTCCGTGTACGTGGACGCCCGCACCGAGGACATCGAGAGGTGGTACATCGAGCGATTCCTCCAGCTGCGCTCCACCGCCTTCCGCGAGCCGGGGGCCCACTTCGGGCACTACGCCGAGTACGGCGACGCCAGCGCCCGCGCCGCGGCGAGGGAGATCTGGCAGTCCATCAACCTGCCGAACCTGGTGGAGAACATCCTGCCCACCCGGGTGCGCGCCTCCCTGGTGCTGCGCAAAGGCGCCGACCACCTCGTCGAGCGGGTGCGGATGCGCAAGATCTAG
- the mca gene encoding mycothiol conjugate amidase Mca has product MSGFRLLAIHAHPDDEASKGAATTARYAAEGNRVMVLTCTGGERGDILNPAMDRPGVLENIIDIRRQEMATAAEALGVEHVWLGHEDSGLPQGDPLPPLPEGCFALEPGHSVAREFVGIIREFRPHVIVTYDENGGYPHPDHLKVHEASMIAWEKAGDPDFAPELGDPWAPLKLYYTHGFVHQRMKMFHDLLAGEGRTSPYGPMLERWERNPADIMARVTTQVECAGFFPHREAALRAHATQIDPAGAFLATPAEVQQKLWPTEEFELAKTRVATSLPEDDLFAGITPDKK; this is encoded by the coding sequence GTGAGCGGATTCCGGCTCCTGGCTATTCATGCCCACCCCGACGATGAGGCATCGAAGGGCGCGGCGACGACGGCGCGCTACGCCGCCGAAGGCAACCGGGTCATGGTGCTCACCTGCACCGGCGGCGAACGCGGCGACATCCTCAACCCGGCCATGGACCGGCCCGGCGTGCTGGAGAACATCATCGACATCCGCCGGCAGGAGATGGCCACGGCCGCGGAGGCGCTCGGCGTCGAACACGTGTGGCTGGGCCACGAAGACTCGGGCCTCCCCCAGGGCGATCCGTTGCCCCCGCTGCCGGAGGGCTGTTTCGCCCTCGAACCCGGACACAGTGTGGCCCGCGAATTCGTGGGGATCATCCGCGAGTTCCGGCCGCACGTCATCGTCACCTACGACGAGAACGGCGGCTACCCGCACCCGGACCATTTGAAGGTGCACGAGGCGTCGATGATCGCGTGGGAGAAGGCCGGCGACCCGGACTTCGCCCCGGAACTCGGCGATCCGTGGGCCCCGCTGAAGCTGTACTACACCCACGGTTTCGTCCATCAGCGCATGAAGATGTTCCACGACCTGCTCGCCGGGGAGGGGCGCACCAGCCCCTACGGCCCGATGCTGGAAAGATGGGAACGCAACCCGGCGGACATCATGGCGCGGGTGACCACCCAGGTCGAGTGCGCCGGATTCTTCCCCCACCGGGAGGCGGCGCTGCGGGCGCACGCCACCCAGATCGACCCGGCCGGGGCGTTCCTGGCCACCCCGGCCGAGGTGCAGCAGAAGCTGTGGCCGACCGAGGAGTTCGAGCTCGCGAAGACCCGCGTGGCCACGTCACTGCCGGAGGATGACCTGTTCGCCGGCATCACCCCGGACAAGAAGTAG
- a CDS encoding DUF4307 domain-containing protein: protein MSTPANRSATRYGADRTPKTERNLGGKMIAIVAVVLIVGLAVAVARYLAADNERGDVTISMVSHERIDDQTMRLWVDVTREDPDVESYCIVTAINYEMAEVGRRELLIAPGGDPIQRFQVDIPSRDLPVSGSVYGCSTLIPDHLTTGPGAASE from the coding sequence ATGAGCACTCCCGCCAACCGCTCGGCCACCCGTTACGGGGCGGACCGCACTCCGAAAACGGAGAGGAACCTCGGCGGAAAGATGATCGCCATCGTCGCTGTCGTCCTCATCGTGGGCCTGGCCGTCGCCGTCGCCCGGTATCTGGCCGCCGACAACGAACGCGGCGACGTGACCATCTCCATGGTGTCCCACGAGCGGATCGACGACCAGACCATGCGCCTGTGGGTCGACGTGACCCGGGAGGATCCGGACGTGGAGTCCTACTGCATCGTCACCGCCATCAACTACGAGATGGCCGAGGTGGGGCGCCGTGAGCTGCTCATCGCGCCGGGCGGTGACCCCATCCAGCGCTTCCAGGTGGACATCCCGTCGCGCGATCTGCCGGTCTCCGGCAGCGTGTACGGCTGTTCGACATTGATCCCCGATCACCTGACCACCGGGCCCGGCGCCGCCTCCGAGTGA
- the greA gene encoding transcription elongation factor GreA — MAENQKQYITPEMKAKLEHELQALVDHRPAVAAEINERREEGDLKENAGYDAAREMQDQEEARIKQISEILANSTTEREGVVEGVALVGSVVHVYYNGDKGDKETFLIGTRAAATDNEDLETYSEHSPLGAALLGAQEGETREYTAPNGATLSVTLESAAPYDSQLAATPRAGK; from the coding sequence ATGGCTGAAAACCAGAAGCAGTACATCACCCCGGAAATGAAGGCGAAGCTCGAGCACGAGCTTCAGGCACTGGTTGATCACCGTCCGGCCGTCGCCGCCGAGATCAACGAGCGTCGCGAAGAGGGTGACCTCAAGGAGAACGCCGGTTACGACGCCGCCCGCGAGATGCAGGACCAGGAGGAGGCCCGCATCAAGCAGATCTCCGAGATCCTGGCCAACTCCACCACGGAGCGCGAGGGTGTCGTCGAGGGCGTCGCCCTGGTCGGTTCCGTCGTCCACGTCTACTACAACGGAGACAAGGGCGACAAGGAGACCTTCCTCATCGGAACCCGCGCCGCCGCGACGGACAACGAGGACCTGGAGACCTACTCCGAGCACTCCCCTCTCGGCGCAGCACTGCTGGGCGCCCAGGAGGGCGAGACGCGCGAGTACACAGCCCCGAACGGGGCCACCCTCAGCGTGACTCTCGAGTCCGCGGCACCGTACGATTCCCAACTCGCCGCAACTCCGCGCGCGGGCAAGTAA